One Natrinema marinum genomic window carries:
- a CDS encoding hemolysin family protein, producing the protein MASSPPLEVVLAAYEVPVVGLEIEQSVVTVLGALALVALVGLSAFFSSSEIALFSIPKHRVEGMVEDGIPGAERVKALKEDPHRLLVTILVGNNIVNIAMSSIATAILGLYFGGLAAVTVATLGITAVVLLFGESAPKSYAVENTESWSIRVAGPLKAAERIMFPLVVLFDYLTRQINRLTGSTGAIETPYVTRDEIQEMIESGEREGVLEEEEHEMLQRIFRFNNTIVKEVMTPRLDMTAVPKDAGIDEAIETCIQSGHARVPVYEGSLDNVLGVAHIRDLVRDLNYGETGNDEIELGDLIQPTLHVPESKNVDELLSEMRENRMHMAIVIDEFGTTEGLVTMEDMIEEIVGEILEGGEEQPIEEIDDDTVLVRGEVNIEDVNEALEIDLPEGQEFETIAGFIFNRAGRLVEEGEEITYDGVRITVETVENTRIMKARLRKLEIAAEEPEADEDDETATLEIDENDTQP; encoded by the coding sequence ATGGCGTCGTCTCCACCCCTCGAGGTCGTGTTGGCTGCATACGAGGTCCCAGTGGTGGGACTCGAGATCGAGCAGTCGGTGGTGACCGTCCTCGGAGCGCTCGCGCTCGTCGCGCTCGTCGGCCTCTCGGCGTTCTTCTCGTCGTCCGAAATCGCGCTCTTCTCCATCCCGAAACACCGCGTCGAGGGGATGGTCGAAGACGGGATTCCGGGCGCAGAGCGCGTCAAGGCGCTCAAGGAGGATCCACATCGGCTGCTCGTGACGATCCTCGTCGGGAACAACATCGTCAACATCGCGATGTCGTCGATCGCGACGGCCATCCTCGGGCTCTACTTCGGCGGGCTGGCGGCCGTTACGGTCGCCACCCTCGGGATCACCGCCGTCGTCTTGCTTTTCGGCGAGAGCGCCCCCAAATCGTACGCGGTCGAGAACACCGAATCGTGGTCGATCCGCGTCGCCGGGCCGCTGAAGGCCGCCGAGCGGATAATGTTCCCGCTCGTCGTCCTCTTCGACTATCTCACCCGGCAGATCAACCGTCTCACGGGCTCGACGGGCGCGATCGAGACGCCCTACGTCACCCGCGACGAGATCCAGGAGATGATCGAGTCCGGCGAGCGCGAAGGGGTCTTAGAGGAGGAAGAACACGAGATGCTCCAGCGGATCTTCCGCTTTAACAACACCATCGTCAAGGAGGTCATGACGCCGCGGCTGGACATGACCGCAGTGCCCAAAGACGCGGGCATCGACGAGGCCATCGAGACCTGTATCCAGAGCGGCCACGCCCGCGTCCCGGTCTACGAGGGGAGCCTCGACAACGTGCTCGGCGTCGCGCACATCCGCGATCTCGTCCGCGATCTCAACTACGGCGAGACCGGCAACGACGAGATCGAACTCGGCGATCTCATCCAGCCGACGCTGCACGTCCCCGAGTCGAAAAACGTCGACGAACTGCTCTCCGAGATGCGCGAAAACCGGATGCACATGGCGATCGTCATCGACGAGTTCGGCACCACCGAGGGGCTGGTCACGATGGAAGACATGATCGAAGAGATCGTCGGCGAGATCTTGGAGGGCGGCGAGGAACAGCCCATCGAGGAGATCGACGACGACACCGTCCTCGTCCGGGGCGAGGTCAACATCGAGGACGTCAACGAGGCCCTCGAGATCGACCTCCCGGAAGGGCAGGAGTTCGAGACCATCGCCGGCTTCATCTTCAACCGCGCGGGTCGGCTCGTCGAGGAAGGCGAAGAGATTACCTACGACGGCGTCCGCATCACCGTCGAGACCGTCGAGAACACCCGCATCATGAAGGCCCGCCTCCGGAAACTCGAGATCGCCGCGGAGGAACCGGAGGCCGACGAGGACGACGAGACCGCGACCCTCGAGATCGACGAAAACGATACGCAACCGTAG
- a CDS encoding inorganic phosphate transporter → MVDIATLGTFAVAALASLFMAWAIGAGSSGSTPFAPAVGANAISVMRAGFLVGLLGFGGAVLQGANVSEAVGTELIGGVTLTSLAATMALLIAAALVAIGIFTGYPIATAFTVTGAVIGVGLAMGGSPAWAKYTEMATLWILTPFVGGGIAYAVARLLRAEGLSEAYLIVVLAGIVGAIVANVEFALLGPPDAGGASIAQVAGGWLPGSELVGVAAATLAIAALWSGAIALDLGNGLERGERHFLLVLGGLVAFSAGGSQVGLAIGPLIPLSSELELPLIAMLVGGGFGLLLGSWTGAPRMIKAISQDYSSLGPRRSIAALIPSFIIAQAAVFYGIPVSFNEIIVSAIIGSGYAAAGAGGGVSARKMGFTVLAWIGSLTGAIVVGYVGYTAIGAVAL, encoded by the coding sequence ATGGTCGATATCGCCACGCTGGGCACTTTCGCCGTGGCCGCGCTCGCGAGTCTCTTCATGGCCTGGGCGATCGGCGCCGGCTCGAGCGGCTCCACCCCGTTCGCACCGGCCGTCGGCGCGAACGCGATTTCGGTGATGCGAGCCGGGTTTCTCGTCGGCCTGCTCGGCTTCGGTGGCGCGGTCCTCCAGGGGGCGAACGTCTCCGAAGCGGTGGGGACCGAGCTGATCGGCGGGGTGACGCTGACGTCGCTCGCCGCTACGATGGCGCTGCTCATCGCGGCCGCCCTCGTCGCGATCGGCATTTTCACTGGGTATCCGATCGCGACGGCGTTTACCGTCACCGGGGCGGTCATCGGCGTCGGCCTCGCGATGGGCGGGAGTCCGGCGTGGGCCAAGTACACCGAGATGGCGACGCTGTGGATACTGACGCCGTTCGTCGGCGGCGGCATCGCGTATGCGGTCGCCCGGCTCCTCCGCGCCGAAGGTCTGTCGGAGGCGTACCTCATCGTCGTGCTGGCCGGGATCGTCGGTGCGATCGTCGCGAACGTCGAGTTCGCGCTGCTCGGGCCGCCGGATGCCGGCGGCGCCTCGATCGCGCAGGTCGCGGGCGGCTGGCTCCCCGGCTCGGAACTCGTCGGCGTTGCCGCCGCGACGCTCGCGATCGCAGCGCTGTGGTCGGGCGCGATCGCGCTCGATCTCGGCAACGGCCTCGAGCGCGGCGAGCGCCACTTCCTGCTCGTCCTCGGCGGCCTCGTCGCCTTCTCGGCCGGCGGCAGTCAGGTCGGATTGGCGATCGGGCCGCTGATCCCGCTCTCGAGCGAACTCGAGTTACCACTTATCGCGATGCTCGTCGGCGGCGGCTTCGGGCTCCTGTTAGGTTCGTGGACCGGCGCGCCGCGGATGATCAAGGCGATCTCGCAGGACTACTCCTCGCTGGGGCCGCGTCGGTCGATCGCGGCGCTCATCCCCTCGTTTATCATCGCGCAGGCCGCGGTCTTCTACGGCATTCCGGTCTCGTTCAACGAGATCATCGTCAGCGCGATCATCGGGAGCGGCTACGCCGCAGCCGGCGCCGGCGGCGGCGTCAGTGCGCGTAAGATGGGTTTTACCGTCCTCGCGTGGATCGGCTCGCTGACCGGCGCGATCGTCGTCGGCTACGTCGGCTACACCGCCATCGGCGCGGTCGCGCTCTAA
- a CDS encoding DUF5828 family protein, with the protein MEESISGFKVRGDWGDIVEHGERITRALRDTGVHEAEADSEAHLARAFDEWDEWRPKAHETLDADVSEKTADQASVEEGKGEKAGKQPDEDIKTAGEKLSESYERLEDDDAEAAVGNWKESIDYVARAADSASRKALRRVEDTVYQNVMTQLAPYYFDNELVSANVQQSTRNGNNGEQFVFEVNVNDDELKDVVSDRLSEYEDEIDRWHVEVEKDTDAAEAIEGVEPPPEPEDNSRSTTN; encoded by the coding sequence ATGGAAGAGAGCATCTCGGGGTTCAAGGTCCGCGGCGATTGGGGCGACATCGTCGAGCACGGCGAACGCATCACGCGCGCGCTTCGAGACACGGGTGTCCACGAGGCCGAAGCGGACTCCGAGGCGCACCTCGCCCGCGCGTTCGACGAGTGGGACGAGTGGCGACCCAAGGCCCACGAAACCCTCGACGCCGACGTCAGCGAGAAGACCGCCGACCAGGCCAGCGTCGAGGAGGGCAAAGGCGAGAAAGCCGGCAAGCAGCCAGACGAGGACATCAAGACGGCCGGCGAGAAGCTCTCCGAATCCTACGAGCGCCTCGAGGACGACGACGCCGAGGCCGCGGTCGGCAACTGGAAGGAGTCGATCGACTACGTCGCGCGGGCGGCCGACTCCGCGAGCCGCAAGGCCCTGCGCCGGGTCGAGGACACGGTCTATCAGAACGTCATGACCCAGCTCGCGCCCTACTACTTCGACAACGAACTCGTCAGCGCCAACGTCCAGCAGTCGACGCGAAACGGCAACAACGGTGAGCAGTTCGTCTTCGAGGTCAACGTCAACGACGACGAGCTCAAAGACGTTGTCTCCGACCGGCTCTCCGAGTACGAAGACGAGATCGACCGCTGGCACGTCGAAGTCGAAAAAGACACCGACGCGGCCGAGGCCATCGAGGGCGTGGAGCCGCCGCCCGAACCCGAGGACAACTCGAGATCGACGACGAACTGA